One region of Acidimicrobiia bacterium genomic DNA includes:
- a CDS encoding Fe(3+) ABC transporter substrate-binding protein, with translation MLVLVTLAGSACANRTSTAGGAGSGKEQVVRVYTSRHYGIEPVFEAFTNDTGIRVEFTTGGDAELRERLQAEGDNTPADVFMTVDAANLYLAAQSGLLAETSSTVLNFAVPENLRDPQGRWYGLSLRIRAIAYAPDRVSPSELSTYEALADPKWKKRLCLRPATHPYTVSLVAGMIAADGPEETERVVRGWVSNEPVYINSDVELLKNVAAGRCDLTLANSYYLARQINDDPSFPVKMFWPNQDGRGAHVNISGAGVTRAAKNPEGARRLIEWLAIRGQRQFADANFEFPANPAVPPAPILASWGEFKKDPLWVGELGRLQPEAVKILDKAGYL, from the coding sequence ATGCTCGTACTGGTGACCTTGGCTGGTTCCGCTTGTGCCAACCGAACCAGCACCGCCGGCGGCGCCGGCTCCGGCAAGGAACAAGTTGTCAGGGTGTATACGTCCCGCCACTACGGCATAGAGCCAGTATTTGAGGCGTTCACCAACGACACGGGCATCCGAGTCGAGTTCACAACCGGGGGGGATGCAGAGCTCCGAGAGCGACTACAAGCCGAGGGCGACAACACCCCCGCGGATGTGTTCATGACAGTAGACGCAGCCAACTTGTACTTGGCCGCACAATCGGGCCTTCTGGCGGAAACCTCCTCTACTGTTCTCAACTTCGCTGTGCCCGAGAATTTGAGAGATCCCCAGGGTCGATGGTACGGGCTAAGTCTCAGAATTCGAGCAATAGCCTACGCGCCCGATCGAGTAAGCCCCTCGGAGCTCTCCACCTACGAAGCGCTCGCAGACCCTAAATGGAAGAAGCGGCTCTGCTTGCGGCCTGCCACTCATCCCTACACGGTGTCACTTGTTGCGGGAATGATCGCTGCAGACGGGCCTGAGGAGACGGAGCGAGTGGTAAGAGGGTGGGTCTCCAACGAGCCCGTGTATATCAACTCCGATGTCGAGCTACTAAAGAACGTGGCAGCCGGCCGCTGTGACCTTACCTTGGCAAACAGCTATTACCTAGCAAGACAGATAAACGATGATCCTTCCTTTCCTGTCAAGATGTTCTGGCCGAACCAGGATGGAAGGGGTGCCCACGTCAACATAAGTGGCGCTGGTGTCACAAGAGCTGCCAAAAACCCGGAGGGAGCCAGGCGCTTGATTGAATGGCTGGCCATTAGGGGACAACGGCAGTTTGCAGACGCCAACTTCGAGTTTCCGGCGAATCCCGCAGTTCCCCCGGCGCCTATCCTTGCCTCCTGGGGAGAGTTCAAAAAGGATCCGCTTTGGGTAGGAGAACTGGGAAGACTCCAGCCGGAGGCAGTCAAGATCTTGGACAAGGCGGGGTATCTCTGA
- a CDS encoding ABC transporter ATP-binding protein has translation MDSAPTNPSCSPALLCSGLYKSFGSTVALEGLNLEVAPGELLVLFGPSGCGKTTALRAIAGIEPPDAGEIWIGGRKVSGDTWVPPEERRVGMVFQDWALFPHLNVEENVAFGAKGSKRKKRARVAEVLELVHLGGYEKRMPHELSGGQQQRVALARALASDPQIILLDEPFSNLDASLRAELRTEVRDVLYKAGITAVFVTHDREEALSIADRIAVMVNGKVIQAGTPYELYSEPPNALVARMLGDANVFLVEVRDGLAHTPFGEIPSYKRDGVALLLVRPESIDVKPDPEGDATVERIEFYGHDQLLRLSLSNGTTLEARTIGGRPVASVGARVRTALLEEPRFLG, from the coding sequence ATGGACAGCGCACCAACGAATCCTTCTTGTTCCCCTGCCCTTCTCTGCTCTGGCCTTTATAAATCGTTTGGTTCGACTGTCGCTCTTGAAGGTTTGAACCTCGAGGTTGCCCCTGGAGAGCTGCTAGTGCTCTTCGGGCCAAGCGGATGCGGCAAGACCACCGCCCTCAGGGCAATCGCTGGAATAGAGCCCCCAGATGCTGGGGAGATTTGGATAGGAGGGCGCAAAGTTTCTGGCGACACCTGGGTTCCGCCCGAGGAGCGGCGAGTAGGCATGGTCTTCCAGGACTGGGCGCTGTTCCCTCATCTAAACGTCGAAGAAAACGTGGCTTTCGGCGCAAAAGGATCCAAGCGCAAGAAACGAGCCAGAGTCGCTGAGGTACTCGAGTTGGTACACCTCGGCGGCTACGAAAAACGAATGCCCCACGAGCTTTCGGGCGGACAACAGCAGCGCGTGGCACTCGCCCGAGCACTGGCCTCCGATCCACAGATTATCCTCTTGGACGAGCCATTCTCTAACCTCGACGCATCGCTACGGGCCGAGCTGAGGACTGAAGTGAGGGATGTCCTTTACAAAGCAGGCATCACGGCCGTGTTCGTAACCCACGACAGAGAGGAGGCCCTCTCGATCGCAGACCGAATCGCCGTCATGGTCAACGGCAAGGTGATCCAAGCGGGCACGCCCTACGAGCTGTACTCGGAGCCACCCAACGCTTTGGTGGCCAGGATGCTGGGAGACGCGAACGTGTTCTTGGTAGAGGTTCGTGACGGCTTGGCTCACACGCCCTTTGGTGAAATCCCGTCGTACAAGAGGGATGGTGTGGCGCTCTTGCTTGTGAGGCCAGAGAGCATAGACGTGAAGCCCGACCCCGAGGGAGATGCGACCGTGGAGAGGATCGAGTTCTATGGCCACGACCAACTGTTGCGTTTGTCCTTGAGCAATGGCACAACTCTCGAGGCCCGGACCATTGGGGGAAGACCAGTTGCAAGCGTGGGTGCGAGAGTCAGGACTGCGCTCTTAGAAGAGCCAAGGTTCTTGGGGTGA
- a CDS encoding MarR family transcriptional regulator — protein MYEGMVGGASVERRVVAQGGGSKEKDNSEERAEAFDAEAGDLSERLAVGLSKLGAAIRHGARRDAFASGLSATQAEIVALLWRHDGLGTLVSVARELGIGLPTVSEAVGALVRKGLVTKGRSGKDARALSLRLTAKGKSAASKLASWPDHLIAALDALREDQKLALLDIVTTLIRRLQEQGAIPVARMCLTCVYFRPNAHPDPERPHHCAFVDAPFGDRLIRLDCPDHVPVS, from the coding sequence AAAGACAATAGCGAGGAAAGAGCTGAGGCATTCGATGCGGAGGCAGGCGACCTTTCCGAGCGGCTAGCAGTTGGACTGTCTAAACTCGGTGCTGCAATTAGACACGGTGCGCGCCGAGATGCTTTTGCATCCGGGCTCTCTGCTACACAGGCAGAGATCGTGGCACTGCTGTGGCGCCACGACGGGCTAGGAACCCTCGTATCGGTCGCTCGCGAGCTGGGGATTGGGCTACCGACGGTAAGTGAGGCGGTTGGGGCGCTCGTAAGAAAAGGCTTGGTGACAAAGGGGCGCTCGGGAAAAGACGCCCGTGCTCTCTCGTTGAGGCTGACAGCAAAAGGGAAGAGTGCAGCGTCCAAGCTAGCCTCTTGGCCTGATCATCTTATAGCCGCACTCGACGCCCTTAGAGAGGATCAGAAACTCGCGCTTCTTGATATCGTTACGACTCTCATCCGTCGTCTCCAGGAGCAAGGCGCCATCCCGGTGGCGAGGATGTGTCTTACCTGCGTGTACTTTAGACCGAACGCACACCCAGACCCAGAGAGGCCGCACCACTGTGCCTTTGTTGACGCTCCCTTTGGAGATAGATTGATAAGGCTGGACTGTCCCGACCACGTGCCGGTCTCCTAA
- a CDS encoding iron ABC transporter permease, protein MFFGMGLVAPLATLVVSGITLNRGVWKHLASTRLPSMAWSTIVLAALVCLGTLILGTTLAWLVTAYRFPGRSLMAWLLPMPLAMPAYVLGFLFVSSMDYAGPIQSWARSVFGRDVWFPDVRSIPWAAFVMSLTFYPYVFLLARAAFREQSAGMLEVARTAGFGPLETFFKVVFPLARPSLAAGASLAVMETLTDFATVRLFNVQTLADGVFRVWFGLGDRQAATQLAVALLVFAVIVVALERIMRRRARYTQQSGGTRPLSPVVLRGLKAWAVTALTATVVLLSLGIPLVWLTSWAWEATRRGLTRTPVGGFVDHAYHSVFLAVLSCILCLTVATLLANAVRFEENPIVKVSARLVTVGYAIPGAVAAVGVVLVLTSLDRVSSSIFSRWIFITGSLAGLAYAYVVRYAAVGCYSLEASLAKVTPSITWSARTLGARPTKVLWKIHLPMMRSGAVMAAALVFLDVMKELPATLLLRPFGYDTLAVWIWRMTSESRWIEASLPALALVSVCLVPMGIFVRRFEKGEGSLT, encoded by the coding sequence ATGTTTTTTGGGATGGGGCTGGTAGCGCCTCTCGCCACCCTGGTGGTATCGGGGATCACACTCAACCGCGGGGTGTGGAAGCACCTCGCTTCTACGAGGCTGCCTTCGATGGCTTGGTCCACAATCGTCTTGGCGGCACTAGTGTGCCTTGGGACATTGATCCTCGGAACGACACTCGCCTGGCTAGTCACTGCCTACCGCTTCCCTGGCAGATCGCTAATGGCTTGGCTCCTGCCGATGCCTTTGGCGATGCCCGCCTATGTCCTTGGGTTTTTGTTCGTCTCGTCGATGGACTACGCCGGCCCGATCCAATCATGGGCTCGGTCGGTCTTTGGACGAGATGTTTGGTTTCCCGACGTCCGCTCTATCCCATGGGCTGCCTTCGTGATGTCGCTTACTTTCTATCCATACGTCTTCTTGCTAGCGAGAGCGGCCTTCAGAGAGCAAAGTGCCGGCATGTTAGAGGTCGCTCGCACAGCTGGATTCGGCCCTCTCGAGACCTTCTTTAAGGTCGTGTTTCCTCTGGCCAGGCCTTCTCTAGCGGCTGGTGCGTCCCTGGCCGTGATGGAGACTCTTACCGACTTTGCCACCGTAAGGTTGTTCAACGTCCAGACCCTCGCCGATGGAGTCTTTAGGGTCTGGTTTGGCTTGGGAGATCGACAAGCCGCCACGCAGCTAGCTGTGGCGCTTCTCGTGTTTGCGGTGATCGTAGTTGCTCTCGAGCGGATCATGCGGCGCAGAGCTCGATATACACAGCAGTCTGGGGGTACAAGACCGCTGAGCCCTGTAGTTCTCAGAGGACTAAAAGCATGGGCAGTGACCGCACTAACAGCAACCGTCGTTCTTTTATCTCTAGGGATTCCACTTGTTTGGCTCACTTCCTGGGCTTGGGAGGCCACCCGGCGCGGTCTCACCCGGACACCGGTGGGAGGATTCGTGGACCACGCCTACCACAGCGTATTTTTGGCAGTCCTCTCTTGCATACTGTGCCTGACTGTCGCCACCCTCCTTGCCAACGCAGTTCGCTTCGAGGAAAACCCCATCGTAAAAGTCTCAGCGAGGCTCGTCACCGTTGGCTATGCCATCCCCGGCGCCGTGGCCGCAGTGGGAGTGGTGCTCGTGCTCACTTCGCTCGACCGGGTTAGCTCGTCCATTTTTTCTAGATGGATTTTCATTACGGGAAGTCTTGCAGGGCTGGCCTACGCCTATGTCGTCAGATACGCAGCAGTGGGCTGCTATTCGCTTGAGGCCAGCCTGGCCAAGGTGACGCCTTCGATAACTTGGAGCGCCCGCACGCTTGGCGCTAGGCCGACTAAGGTTCTGTGGAAGATCCACCTTCCGATGATGAGGTCCGGGGCAGTAATGGCGGCAGCTTTAGTGTTTTTAGATGTGATGAAAGAATTGCCGGCGACGCTTCTTCTCAGACCTTTCGGGTACGACACCTTGGCCGTGTGGATATGGAGGATGACCTCTGAGTCGCGCTGGATCGAAGCCTCACTTCCGGCTCTAGCCTTGGTAAGCGTCTGCCTCGTCCCAATGGGGATATTCGTGAGGCGCTTCGAAAAAGGGGAAGGTTCCCTCACATGA